The following proteins come from a genomic window of Meleagris gallopavo isolate NT-WF06-2002-E0010 breed Aviagen turkey brand Nicholas breeding stock chromosome Z, Turkey_5.1, whole genome shotgun sequence:
- the PPIC gene encoding LOW QUALITY PROTEIN: peptidyl-prolyl cis-trans isomerase C (The sequence of the model RefSeq protein was modified relative to this genomic sequence to represent the inferred CDS: inserted 1 base in 1 codon) translates to MALHQNSREVLQWISKTIRTETEACNDDTRPVIQCYCQQALLAALAASLAPCLDKISIENKVFFDVKIGDRDVGRITIGLFGKVVPKTVENFIVLATGERGYGYKGSKFHRVIKDFMIQGGDFTAGDGSGGRSIYGEKFPDENFKLKHYGIGWVSMANSGPDSNGSQFXISVTKPSWLDGKHVVFGKVLDGMSVVHLIELQQTDEHDRPLHDCVIVNSGKIAVKEPFVVEVDDW, encoded by the exons ATGGCTCTACATCAGAACTCAAGAGAAGTACTGCAGTGGATTTCCAAAACAATACGGACCGAGACTGAGGCTTGTAATGATGACACACGTCCAGTCATTCAG TGCTACTGCCAGCAGGCATTGCTGGCAGCCTTGGCTGCGTCACTAGCACCCTGCCTGGACAAGATCTCCATAGAAAATAAG GTGTTCTTTGACGTGAAGATTGGAGACAGAGATGTTGGCAGAATTACAATTGGGTTGTTTGGAAAGGTTGTCCCAAAGACGGTGGAGAACTTCATCGTGCTGGCAACTGGAGAA agAGGATATGGATACAAAGGAAGTAAATTTCATCGTGTGATCAAAGACTTCATGATTCAAGGAGGGGACTTTACAGCTGGAGATGGATCAGGAG GAAGAAGCATTTATGGAGAAAAGTTTCCAGATGAGAACTTCAAGCTGAAACATTATGGAATTGGATGGGTTAGCATGGCTAATTCTGGCCCAGACAGCAACGGATCCCAGT TTATCAGTGTGACAAAGCCTTCCTGGTTAGATGGAAAACATGTAGTATTTGGCAAAGTCCTTGATGGAATG tCTGTGGTCCACTTGATAGAACTTCAGCAGACCGATGAACATGACCGCCCTCTTCATGACTGCGTGATTGTGAACAGTGGCAAAATAGCTGTAAAGGAACCATTCGTAGTGGAAGTAGATGACTGGTGA